The Solenopsis invicta isolate M01_SB chromosome 12, UNIL_Sinv_3.0, whole genome shotgun sequence DNA window TCACGCTGCGTTTGTAACCACACGATGGATCGTGAAGCACCAAAAGCGGTGCAACTGAAATAAAGCCGTCTCGTTTCAAAAGGTAGCAAAAATGGACAGCTTCGTGCAAGTTCTTCACACCAATTGGGCAGTGCGCCAGCGGCCAGAGCCAATGGATCCTGAATCTGCTGTACGATCTTGTTGGtaatttttttagatgtaaAGTCGTCTGGGTGAAGCCAATAGGTCGTATCATTCGATTCGTCCTGCTCTACCAAGGCACTCTCGTCCCGAATAGTGCACAATACAAATACATGTCTCAAGAGTTGCAAGACATCCTCAACGGTGCACGCGTTTGCGTTTTGCGTTGGATTACGAGAGTACAGTGTTACGATCGGCGTCGCTCTGCCGGACGACTCCTCGTCTCTGGCTTCCTTGTATATTATCCTGTAACATAAGACAAATATTGATCAAATGATGGTGCTCAGCGGTGTGGTTTTCTGTTTTTATCATaccatttaataagatttaataagatttaaatcATTACGTGTAGGTTGGTTCCCATATCCTTTTCAATTTCTCTTGACGGCTACCCAATTCGGTTAACTGCATTAGTTCCTGGACCGCTTGAAAAATACTAGCATGCGAGTCCGAAAGCGATATCTCGACATCCGGGATACCCGGAAAGCCTGGTCCTTTCAACGACAAAGAAAGTCTAGGCATAGGCAACGACCCTATACGACTGTTAACTTGCGCTTCGCTGCCAGGAGGGGGAACTTCTAGGTCCGTTGTCTATTGTAAAGATATTTCGCGAgataaaaaacttttacaaagcGTACCTAATTTACATTGTACATTAATTACCTGATTAATGTTCGTTCGACCAGGACGTGGATCAAAAGCAGGAATAAGAGCAGAAAATTGACGTTTCAATACAAACTCATCATCCCATGCACGTCTCTTGCTGCTCTGCGGTGCTTCTTCTTCCATGAATGCTGCTAGGAGATTACGACTTACCATTACTTCTTCATATTCTCCTTCGCAACCGTCACCTTCTTCTTCATTCTCTTCATCTTCCTCCTGGAGGAAGTAATAAAGTTACAATTACGTTTCATTGTAAAACGATGTTCATTGTTTACACCACACATTTACAACACACGGTGTTATTCCGATCAAGCATCTTAAATTTGACATCATTGACGTTGTCAAAATTAATCAATTCAATCAATCggattaattgaattttttcgtAACAAAGATAGATCAAGATTAAGAATTGTTTAATAGCTTGAGAGAATTATAACATGGCAAATTGTTATCAAGAAAGAGATATAGATATATCTTAAACCAAATCAAAGAAGACACCTTATTCGAAAAAGCTTACCGACTCATTTTTGAAGCATTGACCACAACTCTTAATGAAACACTGCACACTGCTCACCTCTTGGtcattttcttcattatcttCTTCCTCTTCTAGGACACCATCTTCGTCATCTTCCAATTCGGTCAAAAGTGTTGGTCCACCAGTAGTACGACCTCCACCGGTGCTAGAAGTCGCTACACCTCCGCAAGATTCCAAGAAATCTTCAAGACTGACCTAGAACCATAAATATTTGCTTGtattaaaataagacaaaacTACATCTCTTTCAAAGAAACAAATAGAACTCCTTTGGTTACTCAAAAAGAGTTAGTTATCCATAAATGGTAATTTTACCTGCTCGCTATCACTACTTGTACTAGTCAGAGACATAGTAAGCGCTTGTCCTAAACCTGGTCCAGTTGTCGTAGTAACGCCACTACCAGCTACTTGTCCGCTACTAGTTAGACTTGGATAACTTTGCGCCGTACTAAGTAAACCACCAGGAAAATTGGGACTGAGTGCCAATCGTACGAGACTAGATACAGAATTCGGTCCTCGAATTGGGTTACAACTCGTATTAGAATTTGAAGCAAGATGCTGTCCGCCCGCAGGTCctggaaatatttttgaatatttttctgGTTTTCTTTGAAAGAATTAATCGTTACAAAAAAAGTGCAACGTTGAAAAAAGGCGAAATTATCGatcttttaatgtaactaaatgtattgaaagaaatatcatttcataaaaattgcagATGTTTAAAGATGTAagcctaataataataataataataataataatgataatgataataataataataataataacaataaaaggaacaaaaaatacacaaatttcatctcgtgtaattttatataatatgtaactaACCTAATGTTCGTCTTCGCGCCATTGCAGCAAAAGTTTCCAATAAACCAGTAGCAGCTGTTGATTCCAAGGTATTGTTAGCATCGGAACAAGCGAGATTAGGCACAGATACCGACATGGGATTGGTAACCACAACAGGACAACCGCCCGTTGTATTTTGCGTAGACGAACTAGCTTCTTTCTCTCGAGTACAGTCTTTAGCAACTAATTCGAAGGAAATGTACGCAATTTTTACATACGCTATCAGCACGAGCATGAGGAAAGGAAATCAAATTAATGTTGGATCATATGTATATCGCATACTGCTTGaatgagatttttaattttaacgtgtGTACAGTTAAGGACGATTTCTCGATCTAACATACGTCCGAATTAAATGTAAGCATTACTATGCTAAAATGAGTAATATATTGAAAAGTATATATCGCGGAAAAAGTTATCGATACACATACCGTCCGTGATTCCAGTAGGATGATGTCTTGGTACAGATTTAATCCTTAATGAATTTTCATCAGACTCGCCGGAAACGCTGATTCTAACAGGAACTAAACCAAGTAGTTCACCACTCAGAAAACTATTAGTATTGTTGCGTAATCGATCAGCACCCTCTCTCATTCGGTCGAGAACTTCAGCGGTTTCCAAACTCAGTAAGCCTCCACTGGCCTATATTAATTTGTCATACAAACTATTAATATCTTACAGATAAAAGGAGAAAGATATTGTGcaaacaacaacaataataatattactaatatcaataataataataataataataataataataataataataataataataataatgatgatgatgatgatgatgatgatgatgatgatgatgatgatgatgatgatgatgatgatgatgattatGATGATAACaataatgagataaatataaaaattgacctTGTTTCCTCGTACAGTGGCAAAGAGTGGTTTCGAACTGGATGCTCGGTTACTAGTGCTATTAACCGGACAGTCTGTATTGAGGGTGAGGCTTTCAACGATGGTAGCTAGATCGCTAGTAACAGTGGTATCTGGTCTAGGATGCAATACAACTGAAAGTTCACTCGTCGAGTTTGCTCCGCTCTCACCAGTTACAGCAACCACCGCTTCCGCACGAGCTACTGATAACACACTCTCGGCTATCGATTCGGCAGCTTGCTGCTCGTCACGATTAGTGAATTAGAATTAGTTTAACGTTCTGAGAAATAATCTTGGAATATGGACaattacaaataaacaaatagtaCCTTTGCTGCTAGATTATCCGCACTCGCAGCTTGATCCGTAGAGGCTACCGAACCACGCATAGCGGTATCGGTGCAATCGGGTAAACTAGGGGTGCTGTTTGATTTTCGGCCGGTTAAAACTCCTCCGCCGCTCTTACACTTTGCCGTACTGTCCGTGTCGAGGCCAGCGCCAACCAATCGGAGATCGTATTTTCCTTCAGCACCCATTCTGTATGAATTAGAACCACCATGATCCCACGTTACGTCAATCCATCCATTATGCAATTCTCCCGTAACCGTGCCTTCGCCTACATAACATCAAAATGGTCTAGCGTTAGTGATCCAGTGATCATGTCTGTCTCCACAGACATGCAGTTGTTTAGTTGTCGGTTGATTCACTGAAATAATAGTAGCGATACTCGTAAAACTCGTCGATGGTAGCATACCTGGTGGCACGCCATCCTGATCCCTCCACTTCCAGTCCAGACCTCTAGACACTCGAACTCCAGCAACTAAATGTTTAAGAACTTGGGTCTTAATAAATCTTCTTTGCTTTCGTACACCGGCTTCAGCTTCCTTGGCTGCACGACCTAAATCTTCGCATACTCCAGTAACCTCTCCATAAACTTCAAAACCAGACACAGACAAATAATGCGTCTGTCCAGAAGCATTTTTTCCAATCTGTTGCAAACGCAAGTGTCGCCAGCCTTGGGTCTCTTCACTCGGTGGCTCCAATGTCCAGGTAGATGTACTGCCCGGCTCGTTTAAAGAACAATCGTCTACGTGGGCATACAACGTAATCCAAGTAACACCATCCTTTGACGCTTGAAACATCCAATTTCTTAATGCACTTCTACCATATCCTCTCGCGTGTCTCAAAGTATAAGCACTTGGAATAATCCAAACTCCAAGATCTATCGAGAACCAAGCCCGTTTATCGTCATTGGTGTGACAATTTAATGCTGATGGATCACGGCTGAGTATATCCTCGAGGTGACCGTACGGCAGATTTCTTCCGTCACTCGATGTCACGACAACTAAGCCATATTGACCTGGATTTACCCATTCTGAACAAGTTTTAGCATTTGTTCCGATCCAATACAACAAACCATTTTCGTCAAAGTCATGCTGATActtgaacaatattttattttcttctttcaatctCTTCACAAAAGCGAATGTAGACCTATCGTGATCGTGCCATTGTTTCGCCACCATTTTTAACAGATGATTCTCCAATTGTTGTATTGTACTTAATGGTTCCATTTTTAAGCTACGCCCAGATCGATCTATTAACGCGCTCTCACTAGAAGCTTTTTCTAGTCGAAAGCGTAATCGCCTCGTCAGGATCTGCAAGAAAAGAATGTATGTATTACGCatcaaagaaatatatgtattgcaAAAGGTACTGCATTATCAATGAGCGTAATTATTGATGTGAATGCGCAATGCGATATAACTGTAAATCTTGGCCTGCAGACCTGTAAACCGTAGCCTGATCCGGGGGTATCGTACAGATACACGGGTAATTTTTCTATCGACTCCAGCACCGAAACCAACTTATGAACTAAAATTTTCGCCGAATTAGGCTCCTTATTCGTATCTTTTGTTTGGAAGCAGCTCTTGAACGTAGTTATCCTTTGCATCCTAAGTTTCGTCGCTCTCAAAGTCGTGGGCGAGGGTCCAGGAGGCGCAGCCAACAAGGCGAGCAACGCTTGTATGAGACCACTCGAGTGTAACTCATACGCGGACACTCGACCTTCTTCATTCAATAATACTTTGAGTTGTTCTAACGCAGTTTGCAATAGATCGCGCCATTCGCGACTTCCAGATTGTTGCTTTTGAGATGCTTTTTCTATTTGATTAACAATGGCACCAAGCTTAGCAACTATACCGCGTGGTTGAGCTTGAGCCGCTTTAAAGTAACGCTCGTATATCTCTTGCGCTTGCACTTTAACCTTCTGTTTAATCGCTTCAATCTTCGATCTTAATCTCTTGCCCCTTTTCCCAGTCCAACCTGCTGCAAATTCTGGCCCTAAGTGTAAATGACATGAAATCGGTATAACTCTCCAACTAATAGTCAATAATACTATTCTAGTGTATCTAGTGTAACAATAAGGAAATACCCAAGCTTGTTTCCGCTGTAAAAGAATGCTTAGTGCCTCTGTTCGACTCGAAAATAAAACCTGGCAAGTCTTCCCTTAGAATGGTTGCCTGTTGTTGACCATCActattatgtatacataactCGCTTTCCTTTCTACTAGATAACGCCCAATTTCCCACGACTAGGCGTGTAGTACCAGGACGAGAGAGCACAGGCTGACTTACAAAATTCACTTTTAACTGGCTACGCGCTCTTTGCAGTTTTTCCAGAAATTCACCACGGTTCTCTGCAaagtacaaatataataatagatgtGTCATATGACTCGCGCACGTTTCGATAAAACAATATGAAATTAAGTATGAAACGTTACGAGAATGTGGAATGTTACAAgaggaaaataaagagagaaaagttGAGCTAAATATGTATctttatatctaaaatattgccttttttgtttttcagttttttatttatacaaaagttttatactAAAAAAGATGGATATAACGTGCCGCGAATTAAACACGTATGTGACCTACCTTCAGTGGTAAGCGACTCTGTGTTCCTCCCCTTTCCTGTAGGCAGTTAGTAAAACcagttattttttactttagttCCCCCTCACAAAAGTTAATCACAAATggaaaatgtaatgtaaatcaaatgaagtaaaattgaagaaaatatatttgtttatcattaataatgaAAAGGAGTAAAAGAGGCTCCCTAAGAAGAGTGAATAACAGCGGGatgtgaaaaatatgaaaaatagtGCGCGAGATCGATGTGACTTTTGCAAATACAAAGTCAAGCGTGCGTGCGTTGTATGTTTGTGCATGCTCACCCGATGTGTCCGTTCCACCTTCCGGACTTCCGCTAGAGTACATAGTTGCCAGTTTGCCATCAAGAATAAATCTAAACCATCCGTTACTTCCGTTCGATAATTCTAGAGCCGCCGCATCGGACCAGATGTAAAGACAATCACGTCCTCGACATATGCACCAATCTCTCCAGTGATACGCTCTGCCTATTAATAATTCTTTCGCATCTTCCATTCTTTGTTCTTCTCCCGATTGATTCGATTCCGCTTCTGGCTCGGGTGTACTTTCTTGTGGTCCAGCTAAAGCGGCAACTTTTGAAAATACTCCTAAACGTGCGAAATGTTCTAAGAACTCATCTTTGCCTTTAATCATCAGATCCTGTATCATTTGCAGAACGACTAAATGGCCGTCCTCATCCTCCTGTTAATATTAGAACATACGagtttttaaatagttttaaaacacGTAAAGCGCAAAACAATCGAGACAAAAGACaagttaataaaacttttttctgaGACGTAGAACAAGCACACACTATGTATCGATGATGCACTTTCaatgcgtgtgcgcgcgcgcacacgcgtgaGTGTGTAtgttttgcgcgcgcgcgtgtgtgttgtgtgtgtgtgtgtgtgtgtgtgtgtgtgtgtgtgtgtgtgtgagagtgtgtgtgtgtgtgtgtgtgtgcgcgcgcgtgtgtgtgtgtgagagagacagaaagataCTACAGTTTTACTTTGCAAAATTGCAAAACATAATCGACGTAGTAAACTGTTACGGGtactgtttttttcttaaactgCAATCCGCTGGAATGAATGTAAACACCTTTTTAGATCCCATCAACGGCAAACAGGCAGTAGACGAAAATAAAACTCTGACATATTTATCTTGTTGATTTTCTGACAAAAGGTATAAAACCTTTAAGACCTTATATCTCTTTACATTATTCGTTTGACAATTTCAATCATCAGCTGGTAAATCTTGCTTTCttgcattaataataaagttaatcgCTTCAAGAGATTGTATATACAATGTACAATCAACAATCTTATaacagttgcaaagctgcttttttCTGAACGcagttatatattccattgtaTAAAGAGAATAATCGCATATGTCGGTAACATATCGGTGATTCTAGTATAATATGACTCGagtgatatatgtataatatcaaGTGGAGATACATTACATTACATGcgtaagtttaatttttagtgAGTTAAATTCACGCTTCAGGTAAACTACAATAAGTGCATGTagtttatgttaatattaaacaatgtacatCAAGTCTCGACATAGCTATTAATTGTAAAACTTAAATTGGAAACTTGCGGAACAGCATGAGAAACGACTAAAGGATTTTCGCAAGTAGCGAGCGAATGGAAATATGCAATAGACGTTACCGTCGAGTCGAGAATGTAGTTGCGAAAACTCGAAGGCTTGTGAGTCGTAAGGCCGGGTAATTTGGCCGGGCCAAACGTCTTAAAAACTGTAGGTGATGACAATGGCGCCTTTATTTCATATTCCTGTGAACAATCTCGACTAAATCACTGATATCGCCACTTGAATCAATTGTCTCTCTGCCTGCATGCATGCATGTTGGGATCTTGATAACGTCTCGGTTCCatcttttagatttttaataattcacatATTTTTCGATAAGAGGAGAATTCCATCGCGTAAACGTTTCTCGCGTTATTAGACATTAGATACACAGTAGTTTTTATGCAGTTTTATGCAACAAGTATCGTTTATTTggaatcttttaaatttatacaaaaaaagaaagatttctcCCCTAATCGATAAATATCTGAGAGAAAttcttttcttataaaatatataaaagaaatagctTTCTCTATGTACATAGCGTTCTTTCTTTACTAATTTTACTGCTTTAATACTTGAAAATACAATATAACGCGAGAAACTATGTCAAAAGttgaacatttaattatatacatatacataagcatatatacatacataattattattattattacacttacctcATTGTCTAAAACATTGGCAATTACTTCAACGAGCATAGCTCCACATCCTCCGGTTCTATCAGATCCACATGTTTCTACAAGCAATTCTGGCTGGATGTAATGCACCATTTTTCTAATCAAACTTAAACTCGCTTTCCTAACACTTGGTAACATAGTCGACTGAAAAGTTGCACAAAACACCGGCAACAATCGTTTTAAATAAACAGGCGCCATTTCAGGATCCCCCTTAGGTTCTGTAAATTCTTCCACTTCCGTCTCAAGTTTTCTATGTTCTTGACTCGGCGGTAACATCCATTCTCCAGGAGACTGTAAAATAGCTGCAACTTCTCTATGTCCTTCGTCGACGCGCTCTCTGGCTTTATCCAAAGGTGTTTTACCATCCTCGTCTCTCAAATCAGGATTAGCACCGTGCCTGAGTAGAACCTTGGCGATAGCCGGTCTTCCGAAACAAGCCGCGTAGTGTAAACTGGATGACCGTTGACCTTTATTAACGTCCGCACCTCTATCGCACAAAAATTCGACCATCTCTTGCGTACCGAATGCCGATGCCCAATTGAGTAAAGTTTGCCCAACATCGTCCATAAAGTTAACTTCAATTCCTCCTGTGTCGATCGCCTCGATCAACGCATCCGTATCCTTGGAACGTATGCAATCGATCAATTGTCTGTGGGACTTTTCTCCAGCGCTATCCAAACGTCTCAGTCTTGGTAATAAGGGACCAGACGGACCACCGGTAGTGCTACGGCCCAGTGCTGATCTTCCCTCAAACAATAAGACTAGCAAAAGATCGATCAACCTCATGGAATCAAGAGCGCATCGTTCGTCTCCCTTTAGTGCCTTTTCTATCGCATCTGGCAATTCCGAACGTAAAAGATCGTGCGTAATGGACGGTGATCCTCTACAGAGCGTCGATAAAAGGCTAATTATAGTTGAAACAGAGGCGCAAGACTTTGGTTCCGGAGTTGGAATTGTGCTCACGGTACTGGATGGCGGAGGTGTCTTTGGATTGCTGCAAGTTGCTGTAGCGGATGTGCCAGGACCTGCTGCATTTGACAATCTAAAAAATGAGATTCgcgtaaaaaaacaaaaaacaaccAAGAGACGGGAAGATTTGTACAAagcgagatatatatatatatatatatatatatatatatatatatatataaatctccAGAGATCAAAAGATCCAAAGATTATACCGATATAAAAGTTCAGAAACTAGTCCATTTGACGCTAATGGCGCAGGATCTGTTCCTCTTCTGGAAAATCTGTCGGCCAGTGATGCGAAACAACGAAGCGCCCCGTCCGCAACGTGTGCGTCCTCGTGTCTAAGCAAGACCGACAAAGCCTCGACGCAATCGGGCAAGGTCTTATCTTGAGGCTCAACTTTGCCACATAGTCGAGTAACGACTGCCATCGCTGAATGCAATGTGTCCCGATGCACACGAGCTCCGTGTTCTCGGATGAAACACAACGCGCAAGGTAGACCACCAGCCTCGAATACGGCACCCGCTTCCCTGGCGCATACAAGTTCCAACACctgataacaaaaaataatcaagtataagatttcacacatttcaTTTCCGCACTTCTCCTATTCCTTACAAGAGACATTGagaaattttatacacaattttatGCACAGATTATATGTCACATGCCTCAGTCAATTCAATCTTTTGTATCATATACCTTTATACATTGCTCCGCCAAGTCCCGACTGACTCTAGAGCCGAGCCCAGCGCCAGAAAGGCGACTGCAGATGGCCTTTACAGCACCTTCCATGGCAACCACTCTGCGCGTACATTCTGCGGAGACGTCCAAGTAATAGGTGATGGCTCGAGCGGTTACTTCGAGCACACTGTCCGGTACCAATTCATCCAGAAAAATTCTGCAAAGTGCTGGGAGGAATGTGCGCGGAGGACAGCTGAGAACATAATGCAATAACATTTACTATTGTGCTGCTACAGTATACAAACTACAGTTATTTTTTACCATTCGAAACAACGATCCACATTATCGGACATAAGCAACAGCATACATAATTGTTCTAATGCGATTAACTGCATGTCTCTTTCATCTCCCTGCCCCATACTGAGCCATTCTAACAAAGTCTCAGGATCAACATCTGCcatcttaaaaagaaaaaaaccatgACATCATTTTTCATACATCTTAAGTATAAGTAATTTTTCACTTATTcccagataaatattttttaaatatgtaaatgtcaACCTCAAGTTTACACAAGAATGATTTGCAAATTGACAgaaatttacaagattttttccAAGCTGGAAATCAACTACATTTGGATTGACAAACATTTGAAGCTCAAGATtcaaatctattaaaatttattaattactgtaAATTGCTAAATTGAACAGCAAATAATCGTATCTTTACTGGAAAATATGATGACAAGTTATTATTTCCAACACTTACCTTATACTTTGAGTAGCACCCAATGgatcaaatttatttcaatactcTGAAAGAAAAAGTTAGAAAACATAATTCAACTATGCAACTTGTGTTAATCCAtatcatttaagaaaaaagaagcaagtgAAACAAGCTGGACAGAGTGTCATTGTATGTATAAACGTCTCCTCATCAAGCAAATATAATTGAACACAGTAACACAAACTGTAATAATGAACTCTTGATAATTGTAGGACACTAAAAATTTTCGATAGCTTGCTCTCATTTTTTTGACAACACTTTccttacatatataatacatacactgcatatacatgtacatacacacactcacagcttacatacatacatatatacacacacacacgcgcgcgcgcgcgcgcgcgcacacacacacgcacgcacgcacgcagagCGCAGTGAATTAAATGTCATTAGACGAGAAACGGCTTGTAAAAAGATCAAGGAATTGGAATAAAAATGCGATTGTGGTACatcaatatttgtaaaaaaatacggCTCGTATGGTTCGAGAGtgataaaagttgaaaaaaaagtttgttgggAGAACGCGAAACAAAGTGATACTATGAGGAGGAAACTAACCGTAATCTACGTAACCTTCAATATATGTAGATTGAATAATTGGTTttacagaaatgagaaaataagACAAAGAAATTATGGCACGCggtcaaaataataattgtatttcgacagatttactataattttcaCACGTCAGACGCATCAATCGTATAATACCAACGAGTATACATATACGCCTATCGCTGGATAGCGTACCGTTGTAAATGTACAAGGCATTCCATTCTTCCTGATAGGTCAACTCGTCATTCTCTTGCACAAGTGTCGTTTTCCACCGCGGAAAATAGATATAGatcgtttatatatatttcatccGTTAACAACGCAATCTGCGTTCCGCATTAATGAATCGACTTAACAAAGCACTCACACcgcaagtaattttttctttatattgtcGATACGTCATATATACTCCTCGCCATTTACATATGTGACGTTCATTTTCGATGTAGACTGGAATCACGCAACCAGCAACacacagaacatatactatgagaaatgaaagctcTGTACTTAACATGGGAAACAAAAAACAAGACACTGCCATCTGATGGTAAGGTGGAAAATTAAATAGACTGTAGAAGGGGGTAGAGACCCTGTAAAAAGAGACGCGCCAACTCGTCACGTAGGCTGTTTACCTTTTAgaagacacaaatcgacacaaGTTAACACACTCGAACACAGTCTGACTCTCCTCctgagtagagtcctatataaagagagaagcgacattgatgtccgaagctctgattggtaatctgattgatacttgattggctaagtgAGCAGCTATattgggtgtttacgataactaatcggatctcggattggattgaacaatggtactcaacgtaggtatagaaaatttccctaggctaatcggattgacgattgctgtctcaaatgtaatccgattgatgacgaaagcgtggagaccgagaagcatgcttgaaaagtaagtctctttatttttttaaataataacacaaaaaatcaaagataaagttaaaaagaatgatttgaatttagatttattgtaattttttttgtctaaacactggatttcgtttaaatttctgtttgtaaaaattaattaatctattctaaagtttgtggttatatcggaaacaaatcaaaattaataaaaaattattaattattaggtacatattaaagcatataatatttcaagtatatcatataaaattcctgtttattataaacttagtaaaaataactttgaaattatttaactacattatacattaatcaatattgatttatatgttaaaaatcaataatgtctctgcaaacgttttttttattcttttccagatcgtaaataaacttcaactccaagaataaataaaaattactggaaaatggattgacatgaaaaaggcattattgaacaatatcaatttgtgctaacttaaaatttgtaaaatctgctattctttgttagttgttcattagagagtaataatataagaacggaatatacataaataaaattaatataattgtatgcatatatgatgcgtatattattactctctaataaacaactaataaagaaaagtagattttacaaattttaagttagcacaaattgatattgttcaataatgccctcttcatataaatacattttccagtaatttttatttattcaaggaattgaagtttatttacgatctggaaaagaataaaaagaacatttttagaaacattattgatttttaacatataaattaatattgattaatgtgtaatgtagttgaatgatttc harbors:
- the LOC105204757 gene encoding E3 ubiquitin-protein ligase HECTD1 isoform X6, which translates into the protein MADVDPETLLEWLSMGQGDERDMQLIALEQLCMLLLMSDNVDRCFECCPPRTFLPALCRIFLDELVPDSVLEVTARAITYYLDVSAECTRRVVAMEGAVKAICSRLSGAGLGSRVSRDLAEQCIKVLELVCAREAGAVFEAGGLPCALCFIREHGARVHRDTLHSAMAVVTRLCGKVEPQDKTLPDCVEALSVLLRHEDAHVADGALRCFASLADRFSRRGTDPAPLASNGLVSELLYRLSNAAGPGTSATATCSNPKTPPPSSTVSTIPTPEPKSCASVSTIISLLSTLCRGSPSITHDLLRSELPDAIEKALKGDERCALDSMRLIDLLLVLLFEGRSALGRSTTGGPSGPLLPRLRRLDSAGEKSHRQLIDCIRSKDTDALIEAIDTGGIEVNFMDDVGQTLLNWASAFGTQEMVEFLCDRGADVNKGQRSSSLHYAACFGRPAIAKVLLRHGANPDLRDEDGKTPLDKARERVDEGHREVAAILQSPGEWMLPPSQEHRKLETEVEEFTEPKGDPEMAPVYLKRLLPVFCATFQSTMLPSVRKASLSLIRKMVHYIQPELLVETCGSDRTGGCGAMLVEVIANVLDNEEDEDGHLVVLQMIQDLMIKGKDEFLEHFARLGVFSKVAALAGPQESTPEPEAESNQSGEEQRMEDAKELLIGRAYHWRDWCICRGRDCLYIWSDAAALELSNGSNGWFRFILDGKLATMYSSGSPEGGTDTSGKGRNTESLTTEENRGEFLEKLQRARSQLKVNFVSQPVLSRPGTTRLVVGNWALSSRKESELCIHNSDGQQQATILREDLPGFIFESNRGTKHSFTAETSLGPEFAAGWTGKRGKRLRSKIEAIKQKVKVQAQEIYERYFKAAQAQPRGIVAKLGAIVNQIEKASQKQQSGSREWRDLLQTALEQLKVLLNEEGRVSAYELHSSGLIQALLALLAAPPGPSPTTLRATKLRMQRITTFKSCFQTKDTNKEPNSAKILVHKLVSVLESIEKLPVYLYDTPGSGYGLQILTRRLRFRLEKASSESALIDRSGRSLKMEPLSTIQQLENHLLKMVAKQWHDHDRSTFAFVKRLKEENKILFKYQHDFDENGLLYWIGTNAKTCSEWVNPGQYGLVVVTSSDGRNLPYGHLEDILSRDPSALNCHTNDDKRAWFSIDLGVWIIPSAYTLRHARGYGRSALRNWMFQASKDGVTWITLYAHVDDCSLNEPGSTSTWTLEPPSEETQGWRHLRLQQIGKNASGQTHYLSVSGFEVYGEVTGVCEDLGRAAKEAEAGVRKQRRFIKTQVLKHLVAGVRVSRGLDWKWRDQDGVPPGEGTVTGELHNGWIDVTWDHGGSNSYRMGAEGKYDLRLVGAGLDTDSTAKCKSGGGVLTGRKSNSTPSLPDCTDTAMRGSVASTDQAASADNLAAKQAAESIAESVLSVARAEAVVAVTGESGANSTSELSVVLHPRPDTTVTSDLATIVESLTLNTDCPVNSTSNRASSSKPLFATVRGNKASGGLLSLETAEVLDRMREGADRLRNNTNSFLSGELLGLVPVRISVSGESDENSLRIKSVPRHHPTGITDVAKDCTREKEASSSTQNTTGGCPVVVTNPMSVSVPNLACSDANNTLESTAATGLLETFAAMARRRTLGPAGGQHLASNSNTSCNPIRGPNSVSSLVRLALSPNFPGGLLSTAQSYPSLTSSGQVAGSGVTTTTGPGLGQALTMSLTSTSSDSEQVSLEDFLESCGGVATSSTGGGRTTGGPTLLTELEDDEDGVLEEEEDNEENDQEEEDEENEEEGDGCEGEYEEVMVSRNLLAAFMEEEAPQSSKRRAWDDEFVLKRQFSALIPAFDPRPGRTNINQTTDLEVPPPGSEAQVNSRIGSLPMPRLSLSLKGPGFPGIPDVEISLSDSHASIFQAVQELMQLTELGSRQEKLKRIWEPTYTIIYKEARDEESSGRATPIVTLYSRNPTQNANACTVEDVLQLLRHVFVLCTIRDESALVEQDESNDTTYWLHPDDFTSKKITNKIVQQIQDPLALAAGALPNWCEELARSCPFLLPFETRRLYFSCTAFGASRSIVWLQTQRDAILERQRAPGLSPRRDDSHEFRVGRLKHERVSVPRGEKLLDWAEQVLKVHASRKSILEVAFVGEEGTGLGPTLEFFALVAAELQRKDLGLWLCDDTADDNTATRILNEEQTCISGEKIRPAGYYVTRASGLFPAPLPQDSACCDRAVRYFWFLGVFLAKVLQDNRLVDLPLSRPFLKLMCRGDISNNVNEKIGLTTGVTQESMSSSMSSSFISEEEENDAAYSSLESCPWYAGLLDIEDLVEVDPVRGEFLREIQNAIAKRDRTFSDGPSSPDHEETSLHITHPSGTSVAIEDLALTMTYSPSSKVFQHDQVELIEGGSDIVVTIENAREYANLTINYCLNQGIYRQLEAFKSGFSKVFPMEKLHVFSPDEMRAMLCGEQNPQWTREDLLNYTEPKLGYTKESPGFQRFVNVLLSLTGPERKAFLQFATGCSALPPGGLCNLHPRLTVVRKVDAGSGGYPSVNTCVHYLKLPEYPTEEILRERLLAATRERGFHLN